The DNA region CAATAGTTGTTAATGATCCGGTTATTTCATTTGGCTGTATGGGATGCGCAAGGACAAATGAACTTGTCAATTTCCTGTTGAGGGGTAAAAAAATCCCGATATTGAAATTGGATTATCCTGGCACTGAAGAGGATGCAAAATTATTCGTTTATAAAATTTCCGAATTCCTGAAATCACTCAAGCCTGCGGAGGAAAAGAAATGAGCGCACAAAATGATAATATAAGCGGGACTTCATGTGCCGGATGCGGGAAGGAGAAAGAAAACGATCCGGGTATCGGGCATATTTTAAAAAAAATGACGGCAACTGAAAATCTTGTGAGGGTGGCCCAGCTCTCATGCGGTGCAGAATACAGCGGGATACAGAATGAAATCGATTCAGCCGCAAAGCAGGTCAATGCTGTAATGGTTTATCCTGAGATTGATATTGCCGATGTCGAATCGATAGAAGAGGAATTCGGGCTGAAAGTGGCAAGTCCTGACCTTCGGCTTATGATGGCGCGCGCAAAGTCAATCGTAACCGGGAAAGTACATATTGATGCTGTTTTTGTTGCGACGTGTTTCAGGTGCGCGGAAGCGGCTATTGTAAGAAGCGAAGTGCGCCGTTATATACATGAGAAAACCGGGATCCCGGTCATAAGCTACTCATTCACTGAGAGGACAACAGCAGCAACTCTTTTAACCAGGATGGAAGCACTCACGACCACAGCACGCAGAAAGAGCCTGCTTGCAAGAGAAAAGCAGACCGGCCTGACCGCGGGCATTGATTCGGGGTCAACGACCACGAAAGCAGTTATAATGAAAGACAATGTGATCATTGGAAAAGGCTGGGTGCCCACAATAAAAGTAATTGAGAGCGCTGAGGAAGCTTTCAAAAATGCGATGAAAGAAGCAAGTATCACCAGAAGCGATATACAGGCGCTCGGAACGACAGGATATGGGCGGTTCCTTATTGGTGAGCATTTGAAAGCAGACCTGATGCAGGAAGAGATCACCGTAAACTCCAAAGGCGCGGTCTATCTTGCTGATAAGCAAAAAGGGGTAGCTACTGTTCTTGATATCGGCGGTATGGATAATAAAGCCATATCAGTAACAGATGGTATTCCTGGCATGTTCACTATGGGCGGTATCTGCGCAGGGGCATCAGGAAGATTCCTTGAGATGACTGCAAAAAGACTCGGAGTAAGCATAACCGAGCTTGGGTCTCTTGCATTAAAAGGAAAAGCCTCGAATGTAAAAATGAACAGTTATTGTATTGTTTTCGGCATCCAGTCCCTTGTTAATTCACTTGCCGGGGGTTCCACACCAGAGGATGTCGCAGCGGCAGCATGCCACAGTGTTGCCGAGCAATTATTCGAGCAGCAGTTACAGGAAGTGGATGTCAAAGAACCAGTAATAATGGTTGGCGGCACGGCCCTGATCGAAGGGTTGCCAAAAGCGGTTGAGGAACTGCTAAAAGTAAAAGTCATAGTTCCTCCCAACGCCCAGTATATAGGAGCGGTTGGCGCGGCGCTGCTTGCTTCAGGATTCATAAATAAATAAGAGGAAATGATGGAACAACTTGAGACATTTACCGTGGAATGCCCGGATGCAACGGGGGCTAAGACCACACGCAGTCTCATACTGGATACAATTTCCGACCTGGCACTCTCAAGAGTTATCGGAAGATTGAAAGTTTATATGGATCCTGTTGAACCTGTTTTTATTTTTGCGGCACTCCTCAGGCTCGGTTCGCCGTCAATAAAAATCAAGGATTTTGCAAAAGTCGATATGGGCGCTCTTGGCAAAGACGAGGTGAAAATAGAAGTTGAAAAGGAAATGTTCACCATAAAATTATTAAATAAACTCTGGGCAAAATACGGGAAGGAAAATATTGAACAGCCGGACAGGAAAGTCATAATTGTAAAGACCGATCCGATAAAGGACCTGGATATGCTTCGTGAATTAGTTGTTGAAGAACCGCAGCAGGAAGTTCTTGACCGGCTTATTGATGCAATAGCGCTTCGCATTATACCGGAAGGATTCAGGGTGCGAAAACATGAGCTTTCAACTACCCATGTTCTTTTTGTAGCTTCAGAAGATACGCTTAAACCCGAATGGCTGGCAAAAGGACAGGAAATCCTTGCTTCACTGAGGGGGGAAGATAATGCTTGAACCCATGATGTATGTCGGAGGTGCGTATAAGCACAGCCAGCTCATCGAACTTGTGGAAGACCTTGGCGGATACATCCTGCAAAAGAACATCATGCAATCCGAAGTTGTGCTTTTGATGCTTGTCCCGATAAATGACATCTCAATTGTAGAAATAAAGTCAAAGGAACTTCTGGGAAAGCTTACAAGAGCGCCTCTTACCGGCAGCGAAATAGCAACAGTTGCACCGACCCTTGCTTATCATCATCTTCCCCACCTTGATTGTGATGTAGCAGAGTTCCTCAGGAAACAGGGCGCAAAGACAAATATGGTAGGTCTTGCCAGGGGCGTGGGAAAAAGGATCTGCCAGCTCACGGCCTTTGAGCGCGACCTTATCAATGAACATGATGTGGCAGTTTTCATCCTTGGGAATTATGAGCATTGCATAATCGAAAAATCAAAGAAACTGTATGAAGGTATTGAAATCCCTATCGTAGTCACAGGCGCGCCTGAACTTAAGACAGAAGATGTACCCAATGCCACAGCATATATAGGAAGCTTCGGCAGGATACTTCACCACCTGCGGCATGCAGAGGAACTCAGGACTCTTGATAAACTGTCCCAGGTTATCGGAAAGGTGCTTGATGATGTCAGGGTGGAAATCGCCAAAGATCCGCTGTCTGTTGCGCCGCCCCGTATCAAGAAAGAGATAGAGGAGAATATCCCCGAAATAGTTGACAACCTGCATCCATTACCCATAACCTTGCAGATGAATGGGGTGAGGGTCAAACTGCCTTACGAGGAATATCATGAGCAAATAGAGGATATCAAATTCGTGGAAGGTGTGACCATGAAGGAAGTGGCGCGGGTTTTACCTTCGAAGATGAGGAACTTTATATTGATAAAGGCGCTTCCCAAGAGTGAGACTGGGTTTAGTATATGAAAAGGGGATTATTTTCGTAGAGTAAAAGAGAGGTCTTTCAACCCCTCTTCTCGTCAAGCCGTGCGTCTTCATCGCTACTATGGGTTCTTCCGACCCCTCTTAACGCATTGCTCCTGCTTTCCCAGGTTATACTTCGGCTACCTTTGCCCCTTCAGGTGAGTTCATTTATCCTGAAACGAGTTGGGTGTTAACTCCACCTCAGGGATGATATTAATAGATCTCTTTCGGGGCGTTATATTGCGATAAGGCCACTTCTGGCTTACTTGCTGTTCAGGGATGTGGTCTACGATACTTGGGAACTCAGCACAATGCTTCGCAGCGTCGCACTTCCGTTCTCTTTACGCAGGAGCAGATATGCGCAAACGTAAATTAGAATTTTAAAAGTTTATCTGTTAAATTGTGAAAGGGAACAAATTTTACTTGTGGAACTGGCGAGGTCAGATTCATAAATGAAAATTGTGTAGTCCGAATAAAAATATATCCCTTGCATCCCTATATACACTGATGTTCACAGGTGAACTTTATGCATTGGCGGCAGCATTCTGCTGGTCTGTAGCAGCCGTATTCTATAAGAAAGGCATAGGAGCGGGGGCAATACCGGCTGTGCTCATACGCACATTTTTTGCCATGCTTTTTATCCTGATACTATATCTATTCTTTCGTGGAGGACGGTTTAATTTTACTTTCACAGGGTTTTTATTCCTTAACCTTGGTGGCCTGCTAAGACTCATTCTTGGCGGTATGGCATACATGAAAGGTCTTGAAAATATCTCTGTATCCCGGTTCATACCTATCCTTTTCACTTTTCCGTTGCTTACTATTCTTTTAAGCTCACTGCTCCTTAACGAGAAAATTCACCCATCAGCTATCATAGGGACTGTTTTAATAGTCATCGGGGTATGGATATTGAGCAAAGGGCATAACTCAGGAAAAGAGAAGAACATCAAACTCGGGGTTTCATTTGCTGTGCTTGCCGCATTTCTATACGCTTTTTCCGTTGTGGCCACGAAAACTGGTTTAAACGATGTTGACCCGTTCCAGTCGGTACTTATAAGCATGCCTGTTCCACTTGCCCTGTTATATATAGCTTATTCTATGAATCAGGGGATTACGACCATCTTTAAATTCAAAAAAGAGGCTTACATCCTATTCGGGATTGGCGGCATTGTTGGCATGGGATTCGGAAGCTACTTTTTCTTCGTAAGTTTAACCACTATAGGAGCAGCAAAAGCCACAAGTCTCGGTGCGATTACGCCATTTCTTTCAAGCTTGATAGCGCTTTTAACATTAAAAGAGAAGATAACTCTTGAACTTGTCCTAGGTATGACTGCAACCATTGCCGGTATATGGGTGATATTTTAAAAATTGTTGTCTATAACCAATATAATTTATTAAATTTTTCTCAGGATAAACCTTCATGGCGGGTAAATTCTTCGAATCGGACATTACATTTATATTTATAACAGCATGGCTAAGCGGAGATAAAAATTAAAATATTTTTCATTTTTACTGTATTCCATTTTCCTAGTTTGCATGAAGCCTTCATAAGCAAGATTACTCATGGATTTATCCCTCACTTAAAGCTTCGTAAACCGAAAGACAATGTTTTTCCACCTCACAGATTTGCTCCCCACCTACAATAATTATGATTACAATTATTATTTAGCCATTTAGATAAATATAAATAGTTTTAATTAGTATCTGTCTAACCGAGCATCATTTATTAAGTGAATCTAAAAGGTGGAATTGAAAATGAAAAATATTTTCGGCAGGATACATCTAACACATCTGTATCCTACTGGTATAGCTTTTATGGGGTTCACCGTCTTAGGATTAATAGCGATATTAGAGATGGGATTTCCTGCTCAAATTACATCTGAGGAACAAACCATTCAACCAATCAACATGATTACTCCTGTTATTAGCGACCTGCAAGTCCTATATGTAGGACTTATAAGCCTTAATTTGAGTTGGGCACCAGCTCAGGGTCAAGCTGGTGTCACTGATTATAGGATATACAAAGACACATTTCTGCTGGCTACGGTTTCGGGGGATTTACATACATACAAAGTTACAGGATTAAAAGTTAATACATGGTACCGATTTAGTGTTGAAGCATGTAGTGCATTGGACAACTGTGGTAATGGTCCTGTGGTTGGAGTTAGAACGCTTTCAGTAGTGGAATCAACCGAATCAGTCATTAATAAGGTAAATAATCTTGTCTCTACGAATGTACTGAGTCAAAAACAAGGCGATACCTTGATTAAAGAACTGGCTACAATCTATCAATTGGACAAGGATAACATTGGTACAGTAATAAAACATCTTCAAGCTTTTATCGATAACGCAAATTATATGATTAACGCAGGAGTACTGTCGCCTGAAGTGGGACAACCAATGGTTGATACAATAAATGAAACCATCAAAATTATATAGTGGATTTGCCAGTTTTTAGTTGGGGTATTGCTACGCAAGCTGTCACCAAGGGCAGGGTTTCTTGACAGTGATTTTCGACAATAGAAATGTGTTTGTCCAGGTCGTCAATCCTTCATATATCTGTTTTGACCTCGCGCATTTCTGTTTTAGTCATGATATCACAATTTAATTTCAAACTACTTAATCTATTTTATCGGTTGTGCACCTTTTCTGCAATCTTTATGAAAATGAATATCCAGGCATCATCACGCTACCCAAAAAGATTAATGGAGGCATTAACAGTCGTCATGAATTGAGATACCCTCTCCCGCCGTGACTCGATGCGTTATATTGCGATAAGGCCATTTCTGGCTTACTTGCTGTTCAGGGATGTGGTCTACGATACTTGGGAACTCAGCACAATGCTTCGCAGCGTCGCACTTCCCGTTCTCTTTACGCAGGAGCAGACCTGCGCAGCGGGAATTTAAACCTGGTGGACAAGTGCCGTTACATATTTTATTGTCCTTGTTACTCTTTCTTTCCTGTGCTTCAAGGCACGCGTCAAAGACCTCGTTTTTAAAACGAGGCATCACGACGCTGGTGCATGAGTTTTTCCTCGTTTACTAATTGTTTTGGTTTTTGCCAATCGGAAGGGGGGACATAAAATCAGTACGAAATAGGCAGGATATTGTTTCTACTTTTTCAACATCTTCTTAAATTCATCCACGGATAATCCAGCATCAACCAATATACTCTTAACAACTTTCGGATGCAGGATTTTTCCGCTATGGTATGCAATAGTTACTCTGTTCCCTTCTTTATTTTTATAGATTTTATGACTCCCTGATTGCCTTGAGAAACGAAATCCCAACATTTCAACTATTTTAATCATCTCATTCGCAGTTACCCTTGGCAGCTTTTCGCTCATGCTGTTACTTCAAGGGCAACAAGGCTGAAAGAGTTGATCTTTTCAATTACCTCGCCACTTTCGAGGATATCTTCTATGTGCAAGCGGATAGCGTCTTTTATATTTTCGAGAGCTTCCTCATAAGTATCCCCCTGAGAGTAACAGCCCTGCAAAGCTGGGCACATTGCAAAATAGCCATTTTCGTCTTTTTCTATTACTACGGGGAGGGTATATTTTTCCATAGATGATTTTCTCCTTTCAAGTCTACTTGATTTGGAAAGTATTTAATGATTACATATCTACTGGCTGTGGGACAAAATTGTTAAATGACCCATAATATGACAAAAATCAGTCCTTTAATACAATTACATATACTCTTTTTCCAATGAATTTCTTCTGAGCGTCGATTTTAGCTCCATTTCCATAAGGTGTTATTCTTTTCTCATATATTTCTTCAACATCGTCCTTTATTATAATTTTTCCATGTGAAATTGCCTTAATTTCTCTCATAGTTGAGTATATACATGTAAACACTTAAATACTTATTGGTTCATTATAGGCATATGATTCGAAGTGAAGAGATTCGGGAAGGCAAAGGTCTATGTCATTCCTAAAAAAATGCAACATTGAAGGGATCATGGAAATGGAAGGATACTATGGAAGAGTTCGTGAATGATACAATGACCTATCTGGGACAATATTATTTACGAAACAATTCTGAATCCGGATTTTCGGCGGATAAAAGGTGGTTTGGTTGGAAAGTAGCACAAAAAAGAGATGATCGTATTAGCACAGCATTAACCTCTACGGGTGTCTGGCATAATTTGATGAACCTGTACCCCGGTTAATTTTGTCCCACAGCCCCCAACACGGATCATCCGTGCAAATCCGTGTAATCAGCGTCATCCGCATTCGTATATACAAATCTTTGCGAATCGATAATAGTGGTGTCGCT from Candidatus Methanoperedens sp. includes:
- a CDS encoding methanogenesis marker 15 protein, with protein sequence MTATENLVRVAQLSCGAEYSGIQNEIDSAAKQVNAVMVYPEIDIADVESIEEEFGLKVASPDLRLMMARAKSIVTGKVHIDAVFVATCFRCAEAAIVRSEVRRYIHEKTGIPVISYSFTERTTAATLLTRMEALTTTARRKSLLAREKQTGLTAGIDSGSTTTKAVIMKDNVIIGKGWVPTIKVIESAEEAFKNAMKEASITRSDIQALGTTGYGRFLIGEHLKADLMQEEITVNSKGAVYLADKQKGVATVLDIGGMDNKAISVTDGIPGMFTMGGICAGASGRFLEMTAKRLGVSITELGSLALKGKASNVKMNSYCIVFGIQSLVNSLAGGSTPEDVAAAACHSVAEQLFEQQLQEVDVKEPVIMVGGTALIEGLPKAVEELLKVKVIVPPNAQYIGAVGAALLASGFINK
- a CDS encoding methanogenesis marker 17 protein, with the protein product MMEQLETFTVECPDATGAKTTRSLILDTISDLALSRVIGRLKVYMDPVEPVFIFAALLRLGSPSIKIKDFAKVDMGALGKDEVKIEVEKEMFTIKLLNKLWAKYGKENIEQPDRKVIIVKTDPIKDLDMLRELVVEEPQQEVLDRLIDAIALRIIPEGFRVRKHELSTTHVLFVASEDTLKPEWLAKGQEILASLRGEDNA
- a CDS encoding methanogenesis marker 7 protein is translated as MLEPMMYVGGAYKHSQLIELVEDLGGYILQKNIMQSEVVLLMLVPINDISIVEIKSKELLGKLTRAPLTGSEIATVAPTLAYHHLPHLDCDVAEFLRKQGAKTNMVGLARGVGKRICQLTAFERDLINEHDVAVFILGNYEHCIIEKSKKLYEGIEIPIVVTGAPELKTEDVPNATAYIGSFGRILHHLRHAEELRTLDKLSQVIGKVLDDVRVEIAKDPLSVAPPRIKKEIEENIPEIVDNLHPLPITLQMNGVRVKLPYEEYHEQIEDIKFVEGVTMKEVARVLPSKMRNFILIKALPKSETGFSI
- a CDS encoding DMT family transporter gives rise to the protein MFTGELYALAAAFCWSVAAVFYKKGIGAGAIPAVLIRTFFAMLFILILYLFFRGGRFNFTFTGFLFLNLGGLLRLILGGMAYMKGLENISVSRFIPILFTFPLLTILLSSLLLNEKIHPSAIIGTVLIVIGVWILSKGHNSGKEKNIKLGVSFAVLAAFLYAFSVVATKTGLNDVDPFQSVLISMPVPLALLYIAYSMNQGITTIFKFKKEAYILFGIGGIVGMGFGSYFFFVSLTTIGAAKATSLGAITPFLSSLIALLTLKEKITLELVLGMTATIAGIWVIF
- a CDS encoding fibronectin type III domain-containing protein, which encodes MKNIFGRIHLTHLYPTGIAFMGFTVLGLIAILEMGFPAQITSEEQTIQPINMITPVISDLQVLYVGLISLNLSWAPAQGQAGVTDYRIYKDTFLLATVSGDLHTYKVTGLKVNTWYRFSVEACSALDNCGNGPVVGVRTLSVVESTESVINKVNNLVSTNVLSQKQGDTLIKELATIYQLDKDNIGTVIKHLQAFIDNANYMINAGVLSPEVGQPMVDTINETIKII
- a CDS encoding addiction module toxin, HicA family, which gives rise to MSEKLPRVTANEMIKIVEMLGFRFSRQSGSHKIYKNKEGNRVTIAYHSGKILHPKVVKSILVDAGLSVDEFKKMLKK
- a CDS encoding type II toxin-antitoxin system HicB family antitoxin, with amino-acid sequence MEKYTLPVVIEKDENGYFAMCPALQGCYSQGDTYEEALENIKDAIRLHIEDILESGEVIEKINSFSLVALEVTA
- a CDS encoding DUF2080 family transposase-associated protein — encoded protein: MREIKAISHGKIIIKDDVEEIYEKRITPYGNGAKIDAQKKFIGKRVYVIVLKD